TATCTCGCTCTTGCGGGTCGGGATGGTCGTGTTCTTTTGGATCATCGGCGTCATCACGCCGCCCAAGGTCTCGATACCGAGAGAAAGAGGCGTTACGTCCAGAAGCAGGATATCCGTCTTCTCGCCGCCCAGCACGCCGGCCTGAACAGCAGCTCCCAGAGCGACTACCTCGTCAGGATTAACCGACTTGTTCGGCTCTTTGCCGAAATATTCCTTGACCATTTCCTGGACCTTAGGAATACGGGTCGAGCCGCCAACCAGCACGATCTCTTCGATATCTTTCGGCGTCAGGCCGGCATCTTTGATGGCCTGTTCGACAGGCGGCATAAGCCGCTTGAGTATCGGCTCAACGAGCTGTTCGAATTTCGCACGCGTCAGCTTCATCACCAAGTGCTTCGGACCCGATGCATCCGCCGTAATGAAAGGCAGGTTGATCTCGGTTTCCATTGCGCTTGAGAGTTCGACCTTTGCCTTTTCGCCCGCTTCCTTCAAACGCTGAAGCGCCATCTTGTCATTGTGCAGGTCGATGCCCTGATCTTTCTTGAATTCGTCGATGATCCAGCCGACGAGAACTTCGTCAACGTCATCGCCGCCAAGGTGAGTGTCGCCGTTCGTCGATTTCACTTCGACCACGCCTTCGCCGACCTCGAGGATCGAAATGTCGAATGTGCCGCCGCCGAAGTCGAACACCGCTATGATCTCGTCTTTTTTCTTATCAAGGCCGTATGCGAGAGCTGCGGCCGTCGGTTCGTTTACAATACGCAGAACCTCGAGGCCCGCGATCTTGCCCGCATCTTTCGTCGCCTGACGCTGAGCGTCATTAAAATATGCCGGGACCGTGATCACGGCCTGATCGACCTTGCTGCCGAGATAATCTTCAGCAGCCTGCTTCAGCTTTTGCAGCACCATAGCCGAAATTTCCGGTGGGCTGTACTGTTTGCCTTCCGCTGCGATGCGAACGTCGCCGTTCGATGCCTTTTCGACCGAATAAGGCACCTGTTTGATCTCGCCCTGAACTTCGTCGAATTTGCGTCCCATGAAACGCTTGATCGAGTAAAGCGTATTCTCAGGATTAGTGACGGCCTGCCGCTTTGCGACCTGGCCGACCAAACGATTGCCGTCCTTTGTAAAGGCGACCACCGAAGGCGTCGTTCTGCCGCCTTCGCTATTGGTTATAACGATAGGCTCGCCGCCCTCCATCACCGCTACGACCGAATTGGTCGTTCCCAGGTCAATTCCGATTATCTTTCCCATTATCTTGTCTCCAATTAGGTATTATTGCCAATAAACTATTGCTGTTTTGCGGCGTACCGATTCGGGCATGCCACTTGAGCATGGCATTAGAATAATAGTTGAGTGTGTTATTGTCAAGTTGTATTTTATTCGTATTTCTGCTCTGCAAAGCGAAACTATTGAATACATTTGAGCATCGAAACAGCGGTCTGTTATAGTATCGAATTTGGTCGGACCACTTTTACATATATGAAACGAATCTTCTCTATTGTTGCCCTGGCTCTCGCTGTCGGCATTTCGGCCGATCCCGTGATCGGTCAAAACCAAAGATCAAAGGCTGACTACCTGAAGGAAATAGCAGCTTTGTCGAACACGAAGCAGCCGGAAGACGGCCAAAAGGCCTACGAGCTTGCCAAAGAGTTCCTCGCGCGTTTTGGCAACGAAACGAAAGACGCAAATGTCAAAAAGGTCCGTGCCTGGAAAGACGCCTACCGGATGGACCGCTTTTTCGACGCGACGGATGCCCGCAACTACGATAAAGCATTTGCTCTCGGTGCCGAGATCCTCGCAGAAAAGCCGGAAAGTGTCGACGTGATGCTCAATCTTGCATATTCCGGATACATGTCAACAGGCGGCGGCATCCCGAAACACCGTGACGATGCTGTCAAATACGCCCGAAACGCGATGTCGCTGATGGGCGCTGGAAAACTGCCGGAATCATTCGCTCCGTTCAGCAATCAGGCAGAAGCCTCTGCTTACATGCATTTCATCGACGGAAGCCTGTCGATGGAAAAGGAGCCGAAGCAGGCCGCAGAGAATATTTACAAGTCGCTGCAGTACGAGTCGCAGCTGAAGAACGACCCGCTGCCGTATTATCTGATCGCGGCATATTACGAGGATGTTCAGGCATCGCTTTCCTCGGCCTTAAAAGCCAAGGCAGAAAAGAACACGATGTCCGACGCTGAGTTCAAGGCAGAGAACGACAAGGTCGCGAAAGCTATCGATCTTTTGATGGATGCGTACGCCAGGGTGATAAAAAGGGCCGAGGACCAAAAACACCCGAATTTGGGTGAATGGAAGGCTCGTCTGGAACAGATATATGAATTCAAGAACAAGACGAAAGAGGGCCTGCCCGAATTTATGCGGTTTGCGAACACAAGGCCGCTCGCAGACCCGTCAAAGTTCTAAAACGACGACATCCAATATCAGAGCCCTGAAGCGTTAGTCGTTTTGGGGCTTTTCTGTTTCTGCGGCACGCATTAATCTTGCGACGTGGAAGATGTAATGAACGCCTGAAAACACCGCGAAGGCGACAACGGTGGTGTAAACGGTAGGAAGATAAAAGCCGCGAAGCTGCGGATACGTAGCCGCAACGAGGATCATTATCACCGCAACAACCTGAACAAAAGTACTCGCCTTGCCCAGCCATGACGGCACGAAATCGCGAAATCCTGTCATCACCGTGATCGATGCGGCCACCGTTACGATCAGAACATCTCTGCCGATGACGGTAGCCGTTACCCAAAACGGAACGGGAAGAAACCGCGAAACTTCAAGCACACCGGGCCAGGAAAGCATTATAAAAGCCGTGGTCATCAGCAGCTTGTCGGCGATCGGATCGATGATGGTGCCGAGTTCGGATTCTTGTTTAAAACGGCGTGCGACGAAACCGTCGATGCCGTCCGAAACGCCGGCGATCGTAAACAGTACGAGAGCCCAGCCTTCGCGATTATATACGAGCAGGATGGCGAAAAGCGGTATCAGCGCCATCCTAAGAAAGGTCAGCAGATTCGGAATGGTGAGGACCTTCGTTGAAACCTGGGAGTCGCTCATTTTGCGGTCTTGAGTTCGAGAAGCGAGATCTCGGGCGGACATTGATAACGAACCGGGACCACGACCGTGCCGATGCCGCGTGTTATATAAAGCTGCGAACCGCGGTTGCGATGAAGGCCCGCCTTTCGGCGGCGGGGAATGATACCTTTTTCTGCATCGCGAACGCGGATCTGCCCCCCGTGCGTATGTCCGCTCAGCGTCAGATCGACGCCGTAGCGTGCCGCCTCGCGAAAAATGATCGGGTTATGAGCGAGGAGCATCTTCATTTCATCCGGGAATGATCCTAAAAGCGACGCCTTCACGTCCGTTTTACCGACCATGTGATCGTCAACGCCTGCCAGCCAGAACGCCCCGCCTTCGACCTCCAATCGGAAGCCTTCATTCACGAGGAGGTTAATTCCTTCATCTCGAAACGATCGAGTGACAAGCTCGGCATCGGTCCAGTGGTCATGATTTCCGAGACAGGCGTGAACGCCGTGCGGTGCCTTGAGCTGTCCAAGAAGCTCTGCCACGGGAGCAACATATTCGGTATGATGCGAGACGTAATCGCCCGTCAAAACGATCAGGTCAGGATGCAGGCGATTAGTTATCTTCACGACCCGCTCGATATGCTCGACGCCTGTGAACGGACTGTGGTGAATATCCGAAAGGTGAATTATGCGAAAACCGTCCAACTTTCGCGGCAAGCGCTTCAGTTCAATATTGACCCGTTCGAGTGACAGGCTGTTTGCTTCTTCGATGGCCTCTCTGGCCTTTTTCGTCCAATTGTCCGCCAACAAACGCAAAGGCTTTTCCGCCGCAACATAGGCGTTGATGCGGTCACGGAGCTTAACACGTTTTAGGGCGGTTCTTTTCATGAGGGGGCGTGTTGGATTATATCCGCACAATGGCGAGATGACAAACTTTTTCAGGCGGCCGTCAGTTTTAGAAACTTGCGTTTGCCTACCTGCAGCAGCGTTCCCTCACCATCTATCTGAATTTCCGCTGCTGTTGACGACGCTTTCTCGCCGTTAACCTTTACACCGCCCTGTTCGATCAGACGGCGAGCCTCTCCTTTAGATGCAGAGAGTCCGGTATCCGCGAGAAGCTGTGCGAGATTGTACGAGCCCGCGGCAATAATGCGTTCCTCTATTTCGTCGGGGACTTCCTTTTTGACGAAACGCCGGTTGAAATCTTCCTCAGCGGCGTCTGCATCAGCGGCGGAATGAAAATCCGTTATGATGAGCTTAGCCAACTTTACTTTGAGGTTTCGCGGGTTTTCGCCTTTTTCAATTTCAGATCTTAAATCTGAAATATCTGAGGTCGTCAGGTCGGTCAGGAGCTCGTAGTACCGCCACATCAGCTCGTCGGAGATGGACATCACTTTGCCGAACATCTCGCTCGGCGGCTCTTCGATACCGATGTAATTGTTGAGCGATTTCGACATCTTCTGCACGCCGTCGAGCCCTTCGAGCAGCGGCGTCGTAATGATCACCTGCGGCTCCTGCTCGAATTCACGCTGCAGGTTGCGGCCCATCAGCAAATTGAATTTTTGATCGGTGCCGCCGAGCTCAACGTCGGATCCAAGTGCGACGCTGTCATAACCCTGTGTCAGCGGATACAGCAGCTCATGCAGCGATATCGGTTTTTCCTCCTGCATTCGCTTTGTGAAATCGTCGCGTTCGAGTATCTGTTTGACCGTGGTTTTAGCGCAAAGTTTGACGAAATCCGCGGCGGTGAACTTGTCCATCCATTCACCGTTGAAACGGAGCTCGGTCTTTTCCGGATCGAGCAGCTTGAACATCTGCTGCTTGTACGTTTCCGCGTTGGCGTTGACCTCATCGCGTGAGAGCGGCGGCCGCGTCACGTTCTTGCCCGAAGGATCGCCGATCATTCCTGTAAAATCGCCGATCAGAAA
This sequence is a window from Acidobacteriota bacterium. Protein-coding genes within it:
- the dnaK gene encoding molecular chaperone DnaK; protein product: MGKIIGIDLGTTNSVVAVMEGGEPIVITNSEGGRTTPSVVAFTKDGNRLVGQVAKRQAVTNPENTLYSIKRFMGRKFDEVQGEIKQVPYSVEKASNGDVRIAAEGKQYSPPEISAMVLQKLKQAAEDYLGSKVDQAVITVPAYFNDAQRQATKDAGKIAGLEVLRIVNEPTAAALAYGLDKKKDEIIAVFDFGGGTFDISILEVGEGVVEVKSTNGDTHLGGDDVDEVLVGWIIDEFKKDQGIDLHNDKMALQRLKEAGEKAKVELSSAMETEINLPFITADASGPKHLVMKLTRAKFEQLVEPILKRLMPPVEQAIKDAGLTPKDIEEIVLVGGSTRIPKVQEMVKEYFGKEPNKSVNPDEVVALGAAVQAGVLGGEKTDILLLDVTPLSLGIETLGGVMTPMIQKNTTIPTRKSEIFSTASDNQTSVEVHVLQGERPMAADNKTLGKFHLVGIPPAPRGVPQVEVTFDIDANGIVNVSAKDVGTGREQKITITASSGLSKEEIDKMMKDAESHSEEDEKKKAAIEARNRLDGLVYSVEKSLSEHKDKLDAAASGDIESAISDAKTALGGEDVDAMNNAFERLQSASHKLAEVLYSQTAAGGDDAGTSEQASSASAGAEGDSSGAASDDNVIDAEYVDVEEEKKD
- a CDS encoding CDP-alcohol phosphatidyltransferase family protein, with the protein product MSDSQVSTKVLTIPNLLTFLRMALIPLFAILLVYNREGWALVLFTIAGVSDGIDGFVARRFKQESELGTIIDPIADKLLMTTAFIMLSWPGVLEVSRFLPVPFWVTATVIGRDVLIVTVAASITVMTGFRDFVPSWLGKASTFVQVVAVIMILVAATYPQLRGFYLPTVYTTVVAFAVFSGVHYIFHVARLMRAAETEKPQND
- a CDS encoding metallophosphoesterase, which translates into the protein MKRTALKRVKLRDRINAYVAAEKPLRLLADNWTKKAREAIEEANSLSLERVNIELKRLPRKLDGFRIIHLSDIHHSPFTGVEHIERVVKITNRLHPDLIVLTGDYVSHHTEYVAPVAELLGQLKAPHGVHACLGNHDHWTDAELVTRSFRDEGINLLVNEGFRLEVEGGAFWLAGVDDHMVGKTDVKASLLGSFPDEMKMLLAHNPIIFREAARYGVDLTLSGHTHGGQIRVRDAEKGIIPRRRKAGLHRNRGSQLYITRGIGTVVVPVRYQCPPEISLLELKTAK
- a CDS encoding tyrosine--tRNA ligase; its protein translation is MTIDEQIEFLKKGTVDLIREEDLRKKLDRSAKTGKPLRVKLGLDPTAPDIHLGHTVVIRKLKAFQDLGHTVIFLIGDFTGMIGDPSGKNVTRPPLSRDEVNANAETYKQQMFKLLDPEKTELRFNGEWMDKFTAADFVKLCAKTTVKQILERDDFTKRMQEEKPISLHELLYPLTQGYDSVALGSDVELGGTDQKFNLLMGRNLQREFEQEPQVIITTPLLEGLDGVQKMSKSLNNYIGIEEPPSEMFGKVMSISDELMWRYYELLTDLTTSDISDLRSEIEKGENPRNLKVKLAKLIITDFHSAADADAAEEDFNRRFVKKEVPDEIEERIIAAGSYNLAQLLADTGLSASKGEARRLIEQGGVKVNGEKASSTAAEIQIDGEGTLLQVGKRKFLKLTAA